The segment CTTCGCGATCGCAGAGCCGATAGAGCATGGCGAAGGCGGTATAATGGGACTTGTGTCTTTTGCACAATTCTACCCGCACGAAGTCCACATCGGCCCGGTCGGCCCGTTCTCACTGCCGATCGAAAGGATGCAGGCAGGCGGGTTCCATGGTGACTCGTACATGTTCGGTATCAAAGACCTGCTCGTCTTCACCTGTATCATTGGTGTATGCCAGCTCATGCTCGGCTACATACTCGGATTCAGGAACGAGCTCAAACAGCATGGCCTGAAGACGGCCATCCTTCACAAGGCCAGCTGGGCATTAGTGCTTGCGGGCGGCGTAGCGCTCGTATGGTACGTGTTCCCGCTTGCGCTGAACCAGGCTCTGGGCGATTTCAACGCGATGGACCCGCTGTTCCTCATCGGCGCAATAGTGTTCCTTATCGGATTCATATTGCTGCTCATCGGTGAGGGAGCCATGGGTATCATCGAGCTTACGACCCCGTTGAGCCACACACTCTCCTACACTCGTCTACTGGCAGTGGGCCTGTCCTCAGTCGGCATCGCATTCGCCATAAATACAATTGCGGCAATGCTGGCCGAAGCAGGCATCCTGGGCCTTATAGGAGCTATAATTGTGTTCGTTTTAGGACACACTGTAAACCTGGTGCTGGGCACATACGCCCCCTTCATCCAGTCTCTCAGGTTACATTATGTAGAGTTCTACCAGAAATTCTACAAGAGCGGGGGCAGAATTTACGATCCATTTGGATATAACAGAAAATACACGGAGGATTAAAATATGGTTGATGGATTAATCGCAATTGGTGCAGGATTAGCAGTCGGACTCGCAGGCATTGGTACCGGTCTCTCTCAGGGCCCTATCGGTGCAGCAGCAGTAGGCGCAGTCGCTGAGGACCGCTCATTCTTCGGTATGGGTATTATCTTCGTGGCGCTGCCGGAAACCATCGTCATCTTCGGTCTGGTCATTGCAATCCTGTTGATGTTCCTGTAAATACGCTTTGTATAGGTGACCTAGATGGGACTGGACAAAGTAGTAAAGGACATCTCAGATAAAGCCGATGCCGAAAGCAAGGCTATAATTGCCAGGGCGGCGTCAGAGGCAGCTGAGATCAAGAAGGCTGCCGAAGGCGAAGCTAAGGACTTATACGCCAGCCAGCTGGAGAAGGCTGATCT is part of the Methanooceanicella nereidis genome and harbors:
- a CDS encoding ATPase; the encoded protein is MVDGLIAIGAGLAVGLAGIGTGLSQGPIGAAAVGAVAEDRSFFGMGIIFVALPETIVIFGLVIAILLMFL